A stretch of the Geovibrio thiophilus genome encodes the following:
- the arsB gene encoding ACR3 family arsenite efflux transporter has translation MSNVNCADERRMTSIFEKYLTLWVGLCIIGGIALGKIAPDLAKTLDGMSVIVNGSPVVSIPIAVCLFFMMYPIMVKIDFEKVVKAGRSGKPVFLTLFINWCVKPFTMYVIALFFLGFLFRGFIGAEAVDLVRMPFGLDLPVGSAHGAGTVVLADGVKMLEIPLWRSYFAGCILLGIAPCTAMVLVWGYLSRGNDGLTLVMVAINSLTMLVLYGVLGGFLLGVGKLPVPWQALLLSVGIYVALPLVAGYFSRKLIISAKGEEWFREKFLHLLTPVTIGALLLTLVLLFSFKGEVILANPLTILWISVPLFLQTVLIFALGYAGAKMLRLKYEDAAPAAMIGASNHFEVAIATAVMLFGLSSGAALATVVGVLIEVPVMLMLVGICKRTASWFEA, from the coding sequence ATGAGCAATGTAAACTGCGCAGATGAACGCAGAATGACAAGCATATTTGAAAAATACCTCACCCTCTGGGTAGGGCTCTGCATAATCGGCGGTATCGCTCTGGGGAAAATCGCGCCGGATTTGGCTAAAACGCTGGACGGCATGTCGGTCATCGTGAACGGCAGCCCCGTTGTGTCGATACCCATTGCCGTGTGCCTTTTCTTCATGATGTACCCGATTATGGTGAAGATAGATTTTGAAAAGGTAGTTAAGGCGGGCAGAAGCGGAAAACCGGTATTCCTCACCCTTTTTATAAACTGGTGCGTAAAGCCGTTCACAATGTACGTTATAGCCCTGTTCTTTCTTGGTTTTCTGTTCAGGGGCTTCATAGGAGCCGAGGCGGTCGATCTCGTCAGAATGCCCTTCGGGCTTGATCTTCCCGTGGGCAGTGCGCACGGAGCGGGCACAGTTGTCCTTGCGGACGGAGTGAAGATGCTTGAAATACCCCTCTGGCGCAGCTACTTCGCGGGGTGCATTCTTCTGGGCATAGCTCCCTGCACGGCGATGGTTCTTGTATGGGGCTACCTCTCAAGGGGGAACGACGGGCTGACCCTTGTGATGGTTGCTATCAACTCGCTTACGATGCTCGTGCTTTACGGAGTTCTCGGCGGGTTTCTCCTCGGTGTGGGCAAGCTTCCCGTTCCGTGGCAGGCACTTCTGCTTTCGGTCGGCATTTATGTGGCTCTGCCTCTGGTTGCGGGATATTTCTCCAGAAAGCTTATAATCAGCGCAAAAGGAGAGGAATGGTTCAGGGAAAAATTCCTCCATCTGCTCACTCCGGTAACAATAGGCGCCCTGCTGCTCACCCTTGTGCTGCTGTTCAGCTTCAAAGGTGAGGTGATACTCGCCAACCCGCTGACTATTTTATGGATCTCTGTTCCGCTTTTTCTCCAGACTGTGCTGATATTCGCTCTGGGCTACGCAGGCGCTAAAATGCTCAGACTCAAATATGAGGATGCGGCTCCTGCGGCGATGATCGGCGCCTCAAACCACTTTGAGGTAGCCATAGCCACAGCGGTAATGCTGTTCGGACTTTCCTCCGGCGCCGCTCTTGCCACTGTTGTCGGCGTGCTTATCGAGGTTCCGGTGATGCTCATGCTGGTCGGGATATGCAAAAGAACAGCATCGTGGTTTGAAGCATAA
- a CDS encoding arsenate reductase ArsC, with protein MSRKKVLFVCVHNSARSQMAEALLNSIAPDRFIAESAGLTPGTLNPFAVEAMKETGIDISENTVDSVFDFFKEGKVFSYIITVCDAEAAERCPLFPGVEVRRIHWTFPDPSAAGGGHEEKLQAAREARDMIRAKLEEWLKTV; from the coding sequence ATGTCCAGAAAAAAAGTTCTTTTTGTATGCGTGCACAACAGCGCAAGGAGCCAGATGGCGGAAGCCCTGCTCAACAGCATTGCCCCTGACAGATTCATAGCGGAAAGCGCCGGGCTGACCCCGGGTACGCTGAACCCGTTTGCGGTGGAGGCGATGAAGGAGACGGGCATTGATATTTCAGAAAACACTGTGGACAGTGTTTTCGATTTTTTCAAAGAGGGCAAGGTGTTCAGCTATATCATCACTGTCTGCGACGCGGAAGCCGCTGAGAGATGCCCTCTCTTTCCCGGCGTTGAGGTAAGGAGAATCCATTGGACATTTCCCGATCCTTCCGCTGCCGGAGGCGGTCATGAGGAAAAGCTTCAGGCTGCAAGAGAAGCGAGGGATATGATCAGGGCGAAGCTTGAAGAGTGGCTTAAAACAGTGTAA
- the arsM gene encoding arsenite methyltransferase, which translates to MNQSGKDGIRAAVRNNYRKFAVAEPAGCGCETESCCGSGKAANAESISVVLGYSAEELASIPESANLGLGCGNPIAEAELKQGETVLDLGSGGGIDCFLASRAVGAEGRVIGVDMTPEMVSKARKTAEESGFNNVDFRLGEIENLPAGDSTVDAVISNCVINLSPDKEKVFRECFRVLKKGGRIAVSDIVATAALPDDVKNNLAMYTGCMAGASHIKDLEEMMRRSGFHGISIKPKGESREFISEWSPGSSIEDYVVSAVVKAVK; encoded by the coding sequence ATGAACCAAAGCGGTAAAGACGGTATAAGAGCAGCAGTGAGAAATAATTACAGGAAATTCGCCGTAGCTGAACCCGCTGGGTGCGGATGCGAGACTGAATCCTGCTGCGGCAGCGGAAAAGCGGCAAACGCAGAATCAATTTCTGTTGTCCTCGGCTATTCCGCGGAAGAGCTGGCATCCATCCCGGAAAGCGCCAATCTGGGCTTAGGCTGCGGCAACCCCATAGCCGAAGCGGAGCTGAAACAGGGCGAAACCGTTCTGGATTTGGGCAGCGGCGGCGGGATTGACTGCTTTCTCGCCTCAAGAGCCGTAGGTGCCGAAGGGCGGGTGATAGGTGTGGACATGACGCCGGAGATGGTAAGCAAGGCACGCAAAACTGCCGAAGAGAGCGGCTTTAATAATGTCGATTTTCGTCTGGGTGAAATAGAAAACCTCCCCGCAGGCGACTCCACAGTTGATGCAGTAATATCCAACTGCGTAATAAACCTTTCGCCTGATAAGGAAAAGGTTTTCAGGGAATGCTTCCGTGTTCTGAAAAAGGGAGGCAGAATCGCCGTTTCGGACATAGTGGCAACAGCAGCATTGCCGGATGATGTTAAAAACAACCTTGCAATGTACACAGGCTGCATGGCGGGCGCGTCTCACATAAAAGATCTTGAGGAAATGATGCGCAGAAGCGGATTCCACGGCATCAGCATAAAGCCTAAGGGTGAAAGCCGTGAGTTTATCTCAGAGTGGTCTCCGGGCAGCAGCATTGAAGACTATGTGGTATCCGCAGTGGTTAAAGCTGTAAAATAA
- a CDS encoding 4Fe-4S dicluster domain-containing protein produces the protein MIFTRRNFIKTAVISLMSPAEVFAGSESNPPLRPPGALSENEFLSRCNRCQKCVQACPTKVIVPASFSHGIIAANTPVVSFRHGYCNSCLKCSEVCPTDALLPVTKETLDIGIAVIIEKDCVAWDWTGCTVCVDNCPLKAIYLDEHKRPVVIPEKCNGCGICELKCPSSSLRASIQGKGVIVMKRPSGVPPRNADSAETEKGQKS, from the coding sequence ATGATTTTTACAAGAAGAAATTTTATAAAAACAGCCGTCATATCGCTGATGTCTCCGGCGGAGGTTTTTGCGGGGAGTGAGTCAAACCCTCCGCTGAGACCTCCCGGAGCATTGTCCGAAAATGAGTTTCTTTCAAGGTGCAACAGGTGCCAGAAATGCGTTCAGGCATGTCCGACAAAAGTTATTGTTCCGGCTTCCTTCAGTCATGGAATTATTGCCGCCAATACTCCGGTAGTGTCTTTCAGGCACGGATACTGCAATTCTTGTCTGAAATGCTCGGAAGTCTGCCCGACGGACGCCCTCCTGCCTGTTACAAAGGAAACTCTGGATATAGGCATTGCGGTGATAATCGAAAAAGACTGCGTGGCGTGGGACTGGACAGGCTGCACCGTGTGTGTGGATAACTGCCCGCTTAAGGCGATATATCTTGATGAGCACAAACGTCCGGTTGTTATTCCCGAGAAATGCAACGGCTGCGGGATTTGCGAGCTTAAATGCCCTTCCTCTTCACTGAGAGCATCCATTCAGGGGAAAGGGGTTATTGTAATGAAAAGACCGTCCGGCGTTCCGCCGAGAAATGCGGATTCCGCTGAAACGGAAAAAGGGCAAAAGTCTTGA
- a CDS encoding 4Fe-4S binding protein, whose protein sequence is MKKIKYSKIRYYVLAAGIIAVVAADSGNFGLGTLCGMCPVGFLEVWAASKSIPSGMLPAVLVFIGAAYVFGRIFCSWLCPTAFTVKTLGASQKAVSGRAENFPYVILAVSLIASFFAGFPVFCLICPIGLFFGFVFAVLKVTHVFEPGITLLIFPLVIALELIFFRKWCSAVCPVSALITLASKIPGLKLRLRVNRETCLLSQETLCGLCSAGCKEKIRITEGDKRFFEKCTSCMECADNCPTGSISFTVNKKTAAENRRL, encoded by the coding sequence TTGAAAAAAATAAAATATTCCAAAATAAGATACTATGTGCTGGCAGCGGGTATTATTGCTGTTGTCGCGGCGGATTCAGGCAATTTCGGGTTGGGTACGCTCTGCGGCATGTGCCCTGTAGGTTTTCTTGAAGTATGGGCAGCCTCAAAAAGCATCCCATCGGGCATGCTGCCGGCGGTGCTGGTTTTTATCGGGGCGGCGTATGTATTCGGGAGAATCTTCTGCTCTTGGCTTTGCCCCACTGCTTTTACAGTTAAAACCCTCGGCGCTTCCCAAAAAGCAGTATCGGGCAGAGCGGAGAACTTTCCCTATGTTATTCTGGCTGTGTCGCTTATTGCCTCATTTTTCGCAGGGTTTCCGGTATTTTGTCTCATTTGCCCGATCGGGCTTTTTTTCGGGTTTGTTTTTGCAGTGCTTAAGGTGACCCATGTTTTTGAACCCGGTATAACGCTTCTGATCTTCCCGCTGGTTATAGCTTTGGAGCTGATTTTTTTCAGAAAGTGGTGCTCCGCTGTTTGCCCTGTGTCAGCATTGATAACACTTGCATCAAAGATCCCCGGGCTGAAGCTGAGGCTGAGAGTGAACAGAGAAACCTGTCTGCTCAGTCAGGAAACGCTCTGCGGTCTCTGTTCAGCGGGCTGTAAGGAAAAAATCAGAATAACCGAAGGCGATAAACGCTTTTTTGAAAAATGCACAAGCTGCATGGAGTGCGCCGATAATTGTCCTACGGGTTCAATATCATTTACGGTGAACAAGAAAACGGCGGCAGAGAACCGCCGCCTCTGA